One genomic window of Conger conger chromosome 9, fConCon1.1, whole genome shotgun sequence includes the following:
- the si:dkey-97a13.12 gene encoding jouberin, with translation MQQIYRQSNEHFEVFTTVFSPQVCRSRCRPRHTQVEKMVVAVNYRPHWPDELELRHGDVVYVLFKDNEFWWFGRRQNGQEGYFPATYVTKQREKEDTMEAAPGSLNRGPAQPMSAVLGVCASSPTLKSPKSRKDSVSRALGPDPPVHPSDGSAHGYSSLLNRILPRSRRRSECVLDLNGNINRAFEPD, from the exons ATGCAGCAGATATACAGGCAGAGTAATGAGCACTTTGAGGTGTTCACCACTGTCTTCTCCCCGCAAG TGTGCAGATCCAGATGCAGACCCAGGCATACACAAGTAGAAAAG ATGGTAGTAGCCGTCAACTACAGGCCCCACTGGCCAGATGAGCTGGAACTCCGCCATGGTGACGTCGTTTATGTTCTGTTTAAAGACAATGAGTTCTGGTGGTTCGGGCGCCGACAGAACGGACAGGAGGGATACTTTCCCGCTACATACGTGACCAAACAGAGAGAG AAAGAAGACACAATGGAAGCTGCCCCAGGCTCATTGAATAGGGGTCCGGCCCAGCCCATGTCTGCAGTCTTGGGGGTTTGTGCCAG CAGTCCCACCCTGAAGTCTCCCAAGAGCAGGAAGGACAGCGTGTCCCGGGCATTGGGCCCGGATCCCCCTGTACACCCCAGTGATGGTTCCGCCCATGGCTACAGCAGCCTCTTGAACCGAATCCTGCCCAGGTCCCGCAggaggagtgaatgtgtcctggACCTCAACGGCAACATCAACAGGGCGTTCGAGCCGGACTGA
- the adhfe1 gene encoding hydroxyacid-oxoacid transhydrogenase, mitochondrial, giving the protein MAGRSRVVHLLRQLEKAACSCPAHSQTYHQASGHASCGRTTDYAFEMACSNIRYGEGVTREIGMDLQNMGARKVCLMTDRNLSRLPPVTAALESLTKHGVAYKFYDRVRVEPTDDSFKDAIAFAKEGAFDAYVAVGGGSVIDTCKAANLYACHPEADFLDFVNAPIGKGKAITGALKPLIAVPTTAGTGSETTGVAIFDFEAMKAKTGIASRALRPTLGVVDPLHTLHMPQRVAANSGFDVLCHALESYTALPYNMRSPCPPNPINRPAYQGSNPISDVWSRHALNIVAKFMKRAVRDPEDMEARSSMHLASAFAGIGFGNAGVHLCHGMSYPISGNVKSFRAKDYDADHAIVPHGLSVVLTSPAVFTFTATMCPERHLEAAQILGADVSRAKREDAGLLLADTLRQFLYDLEVDNGLAAIGYTKEDIPALVKGTLPQERVTKLSPRSHTEEDLTHLFEASMKLY; this is encoded by the exons ATGGCAGGGCGCAGCAGAGTTGTACATTTGCTAAGGCAACTTGAAAAAGCAGC GTGTAGCTGCCCGGCACATTCCCAGACCTATCACCAAG CTTCAGGGCATGCTTCTTGTGGAAGAACAACAGATTATGCATTTGAG ATGGCCTGCTCAAACATTAGATATGGAGAAGGTGTTACCAGAGAAATTGGCATG GATCTCCAGAACATGGGCGCACGGAAGGTTTGTCTGATGACGGACAGGAACCTGTCCCGCCTCCCTCCTGTCACCGCGGCTCTGGAATCTCTGACCAAGCATGGGGTCGCTTACAAGTTCTATGACAGGGTGCGGGTAGAGCCCACGGACGATAG ttttaaGGATGCCATAGCTTTTGCGAAGGAAGGAGCATTCGATGCTTACGTAGCAGTGGGAGGCGGCTCTGTGATTGACACCTGCAAAGCGGCCAATCTCTACGCCTGCCACCCTGAAGCGGACTTCTTGGACTTTGTGAATGCTCCCATTGGAAAGGGAAAGGCCATAACGGGAGCACTGAAGCCCCTGATCGCAG TGCCCACAacagcaggaacaggaagtgaaactACAGGAGTTGCCATTTTTGATTTTGAGGCTATGAAAGCAAAAACCG GGATCGCGAGCAGGGCCCTCAGGCCCACCCTGGGGGTGGTGGATCCCCTCCATACCCTGCACATGCCACAAAGGGTGGCAGCCAACAGTGGCTTCGACGTGTTGTG CCACGCCCTGGAGTCCTACACGGCCTTGCCCTACAACATGCGTagcccctgccccccaaacCCCATCAACCGCCCCGCCTACCAGGGCAGCAACCCCATCAGCGACGTCTGGTCCCGCCACGCCCTCAACATCGTCGCCAAGTTCATGAAACG GGCTGTGAGGGACCCTGAAGATATGGAGGCTCGGTCCAGCATGCACTTGGCCAGCGCCTTTGCTGGGATTGGATTTGGGAACGCCGGCGTCCATCTGTG CCATGGGATGTCTTATCCCATCTCGGGAAACGTGAAGTCCTTCAGAGCCAAGGACTATGATGCGGACCACGCCATCGTG CCCCATGGCCTGTCAGTGGTGCTGACCTCCCCTGCAGTTTTCACCTTCACCGCCACCATGTGTCCAGAGCGCCACCTAGAGGCAGCGCAGATACTGG GGGCAGACGTGAGCAGGGCGAAGAGAGAGGACGCAGGGCTGCTCCTGGCGGACACCCTGCGGCAGTTCCTCTACGACCTGGAGGTGGACAACGGCCTGGCTGCCATCGGGTACACGAAAGAGGACATTCCTGCTCTGGTGAAAGGAACCTTACCTCAG GAGAGGGTGACTAAACTGTCGCCGAGGTCACACACAGAAGAGGACCTGACACACCTGTTTGAGGCCTCCATGAAGCTTTACTGA